Below is a genomic region from Patescibacteria group bacterium.
GATACTTATATTTCCGTGATAGAATCAATTAATCATGCGGCCTGGGCAGAGAACCGCCGGCCGGAAATTTTATGGCTTGATGCGGAAAAATATGAAAAAGATAAAAAAAATCTGAAAGAACTCGACAAACTGGACGGTATTATCGTGCCTGGCGGTTTCGGCCGGCGCGGCACCGAGGGCATGATCCTAGCGGCCGAATACGCGCGGAAACGCAAAATTTCTTACTTTGGATTGTGTTTAGGCATGCAAATACTGACGATCTCGTTCGCCCGGTACGTTTTAGGCTTGAAAGACGCTAATTCCACTGAACTTGATTCTAAAACGAAAAATCCGGTTATTTGCACCATGGATGAGCAGAAAGACCTGATTAAAAATAAGCAGTACGGCGGCACTATGCGATTAGGCGCTTATGCGGCGGAGCTAATTAAAAATTCCTTAAGCTATAAAGCGTATAAAACTCTAAATATATCGGAAAGACATAGACATCGTTATGAATTCAATAATGAATATAGGGAAAAATTAAAGGAGGCCGGGCTGAAAATAGCCGGAGTTAATAAAAAAAATGATTTGGTGGAAATCGTTGAAGTAGCCGATCATCCCTGGATGCTCGGCACTCAATTTCACCCGGAGTTTAAATCCCGGCCGCTGGACCCGCATCCGCTGTTTGTGGAGTTTATCAGAGCCTGCGTTAAATTAAAGAAGTAGAATATTTATAAAAATTTCATCCCAATTTTGTACAATAATATGTAATAAATAAAAAGAGTAAAATAGCAATTGAAAGTTGCTATTATGCCAATAAAATTATGCCTAAAAGCAATAAATTTGTTGCCAGCCCAGTATTTTTTATGCTGGTTTTTTTATTTATTTTTTCTTGGCCATGGCTGTCGTCTGCCGAAGATGGAGATCCTATGTATGGCTATGAAAGAGAAACTAATCAAGGTAAGTTAAATATTGAAACGGATTCGGCTACCGGCGCTTTTATTTTTAACTACCCGATTGTAGTTCCTCCCGGAAGAAACGGAATACAGCCGGATTTAAATTTATCATATAACAATCAATCGGAAGATCTTGACAGTCCATTTGGCTATGGTTGGTCGATCAATATTCCTTACATTGAACGAATTAACCGCAAGGGATCTGAGGATTTATTTTCTACTGAATATTTTTATTCTTCAATGAGCGGTGAATTAAGAGCAAGCTCTACCGTTGAAGGAATGATTATGGCGAGTATGGGGAGAAGCGACACGCCAGCATTTTATGTATGGGATTTTAAAATTTCCATGACAACTCCGGAAAATATTATTGAGACTGAGCCGGAGTCATTTTCTGATTTGCTAATTGACACCCTCGAAGACATAAATAATCGAATAGACAAAACCGATATCCCGGAAGCATATCAACTGAAAGTGGATAAAAAAGGCGATATTTTAGAGAGTAAGGAGATTGATTGGGTAGTTAAAAAAGAGGACGGGACGCTAGAGAACAAAGGTAAAATAATGGTGTATGATTATATCTCTGATAAAAAAGTAAGCCAAGGGAAAATAGAAAGAGATGGTAAATTTATTGAAGAAGATTTATCCAAAAGAACCGGCAATGCCCGCTTTTACAAAACCGGGAAAAAGGTAGGAAGCGAAGAAGAGATAGTCGGACAGTTTTATTCAGGCACCCCTTTTATTAAAGTAGGTAATGAATGGCATCATTCTGAAACAGCCACGACTACTGTTGAAGCATTTAAAAAACAAACCGGAAATAATTTAATCGGGATGATATTCGGGGTTGGAGCAACTGCGGCTACAAGCACTATCTACTCTGGATCCGGAGACGGCAGGACAAATCAGGCTAACGCAGATTGGAATACATGCCGTAACGCTACGACAGGCAATGACGCAAGCTATACACAAAATTATCTTACGCCAACCGTCAGTAAAGACGCTACTTTGTATTATATTGGAAGATCGAATATTCCCGCGGACACATCTTCTCTACCTGACGATACCACTATTTCCGAAGCTACTTTGCATGTTTATAAAGAAGGCGGCGCTGGCACAGGCACAACCAGTTTGGCCGTTGTTACTACTAGCCAGGCCAGCCCGATTTCATTAACAGCCGCTGATTATGATCAATATGGAAGCGCGGACTTAGGGAATTTTGAAGTTTCTACAAGCGATGCCAACGAAACGGAATATACCGCGAGTATTTCTGACCCGGAAGCTAATATTAGCAAGACCGGATATACAATGTTGGGGTTAAGAGATAAGACATATGACATGAATAATTTACCGCAAACAGGATATTATTATACTCATCTTCACTCTTCCGAATACACGGGGACGGATTATGACCCTTATTATGAAATTACTTATACCATGCCTCTCGCGCCATCAACTCCCTCTGATTTATTAGTTGAAAATTTAGCTAATCCATCCGCCGTATTTGATAATGCTCCTGAATTTTCAGCAATCTACAATGATCTTGATTCCGGCGATAACGCGGTTAATTATCAACTTCAGGTTTCAGCTTCAAACACGGATTGGACTAGTACGTTGTGGGATAGCGGTAAAACTTTTATGGCGACTACCACCGAGGGAAGCAGATGTAATGATATTTCTTACGCTAGCTCTGCTCCCTTGCCTTTTAACGGAGCGACATACTATTGGCGCATCAAATTTTGGGACGACGAAAATAACGAAGGAGCATGGAGCGATGGCAATAATTATTTTACTATGTCAGGTGAATACGGAGCAAAATCGGAAAATGGAGATTTTATTAAATATGAATATATAAATGCTGAAAAATGGACAGCCACAACTAAGGACGGCACTGTTTATAAATTCGGCCATGCTACCAGCACAAAGCAATTTGACTCCGCCACCTCAACTAATATATTTAAATGGATGCTGGAAGAAGTAAGAGACAGAAATAATAATTATATTAAATATGAATATTATAATGACAATGGACAAATTTATCCATATAAAATAATTTATACAGGCAATAATACAACTGATGGTATATTTGAAGTTGAGTTTTTACGGGAATCAAGGGATGATGCTATCAAACAACATAATTCCGGATTTAAAGTTCAGACTGGCTATAGAATTTATGAAATAAAAGCGAATATTAATGGCGCGTGGGCGAGAAAATATGAGTTAGATTATATAACCGGAGATAATGATAAAAAGTCCTTACTAGATTCAATTACCGAATCGGGCATCAATGAACAGAATAGCACAATCACGCTTCCGAAAGATGAATTTGCTTATCAGGCTAAAACTAAAAGCTGGACGCATGATGATGGTTATACCATACCTACGGATATTGTAAAAAGCGACGGTAAAGACGTTGGCGCCCGTTTTGCGGAGGTTAACGGTGATGGGCTGATTGATGTAATCACTGACCCTTACGTCTATACAAACGACGGTGATGGAACAGGCTGGACCGTAACAGATTATAATATGCCTGTTTATTCTACTAACCAATACAGTAATGACCTGGGCGTTCGTATAGCCGATGTTAACGGCGATGGTTTAGCGGACATACTCCAAAGCACGGAATCCGAGAATAAAGTTTACATTAAAAGCGGAAGCGATACGGGCTGGATTTATGACAGTAATTATACTATTCCTGAAGATTTTATTTTTTCCGGATATAAGGATGCCGGCGTTCGCTTGGTTGACGTAAACGGCGACGGTTTAACCGATATAATTTTTGCCAGAGACAATCAGACAAAAAAAGTTTATATTAACGACGGTGACGGAACGGGATGGACCGAAAATAATAACTATAAAATTCCAGGTTCGCATACATCGTTTGTCAGCTATAGGGGGGAAGATATGGGAGTTAGGCTTCTTGATGCCAATGGCGACGGGCTGGTTGATATTTTAAGAAGTATTAACGGTACCAGGGAAGTTTATATAAATAAAGGTGATGGGACCGGTTGGTTTTATGCGGGCATAGGCGGTTTTGCTCTAGACTTTGCATCAAACATAGGATATGACAACGGCGTTAGGTTTGCCGATGTTAATGGAGACGGTCTTATTGATATGTTAAGAAGCTATGATGGCTCATACGCTGTTTATATTAATCAAGGTGTGCTTTCGGGCAGCTGGGTTCTAGATGCCGGCTATATAATTCCTGTGGATTTTATTGGTGTTAACGCTTACGGCCGCTTTGATAATGGAGCTCGTTTGGCTGACGTAAACGGCGACGGCCTAGATGATATATTATATAGTAGAAACGGGCAAACAAAAAAGGTTTATATCTCTGATAATCATAAGGCGGATTTGCTTTCTCAAATAAATCATAGTAAAGGGGCGGAAACCAAAATTTATTACAAAGGATCTCCCGGATATCTTGATTCTTTTGGCAATATTTTAAATCCAAATTTACCAATAGTTATGCAGACAGTGAAAAATATTGCCGTGGATGACGGTTTAGGCAATATAGCGACTACTACTTATGAATATCAGGGAGGAGATTATTATTATAATAGCGAGTATGACAATAAGTTGGCCGGATTTAATAAAATTGTTAAAATTGACGGGAACAATAATATTACAAATATCTATTATCATCAGGGCAACGATACGGCTTCAACTACCGGAGAATTTAGCGATGATGTATCAAAAATAGGCAGGGTATATCGCACCGAAGTTTATAACAACGACGGCAAGCTTTATTCAAAGAGTATTAATAAATGGGAAAAATACGCTTTGGGCAATGAAAGAGATTTTGTAAAATTAACTCGTTCGGTTGATTATATTTACGATGGTGATTCCGACCACAAAGATAAGGCGACTACCTATGATTATGATGACGCGTATGGCAATATTACTGAAAAAGTATTCTGGGGAGAGGTAACGGGCAGTGATGACGGCACATTCACGGACGCTGGCGCCGATAAAGCGTCGACGATAATTTCTTATGCGGCAAGCACCACTCTTTATGTCGTCGGATTACCTTCGCAAGAAACAACGTATAACCAAAGCGACAGCAAAATAAAAGAAACAAAATACTATTACGATAACCTATCGTCAGGAAATGTTGCTTACGGTAATTTAACCAAGGAAGAAAAATGGAAATCGGGAAACGATTATATTGATATTGAAAAAACATACAATACTTACGGTTTGGTAACCCAGGAGAAAGATCCGCGCGACAAAGCGATTAATTATACATATGATGTTTATAATTTATATAAAGCAACCAGCACTAATCCATTATCTCAATCCGCTGATTATTATTATGATTATTCCGCCGGAAAAATTAAAAAGACAGTAGATCCTAATAATCGGGTGTTTGAAGTTATCTATGATGGCTTGGATAGGATCACCGAGGAGAGACAGCCTGATATTGGCTCGCCCTCATCCTTGGCTACAAAAACAAATTATATTTACTATCATTGGCTGTCTCCTCGTAGCGTCAAACAGGTTGACTATCTGGATGGCGCGACAAGTATAGAAAAATATACTTATATTGATGGTCTGGATAGGGTTGTGCAGGAGAGAAAAGAGGCTGAAGATTCAAATTTTTCCGTAAAAGATTTTACTTACAATGACGCGGGCCTCTTGGAAATTGAGACCTTGCCTTATTTTTCCACCGGGACTTCAACTTCTGGCGTTACGAGCAATAGCGCTCTCTATATGGCTAATTATTATGATCCATTAGGAAGGGTGGCCACTTCGTCTAATGTAATTAGCACAACCACTTATGCATATGACCAATGGCGAGTTACCATAACTGATGCTCTTAATAATACTAAAGATTTATATAAAGACGCGTATGACAATTTAATTCAGGTTGATGAGCACAGCGGCACGAGCACTTACTCAACGCTGTATGAGTATAATTTACTTGGTAATTTGACTAAAATCACTGACGCTTTAAGCAATGAAAGGAATTTTACTTACGATAACTTAGGCAGGTTATTGAACAGCGAGGATCTGCATGCTCCTGGCGACTCGTATTTTTCTTCTGTAACTATGGCCTATGACGATTCAGGTAATTTAATTGAAAGGATTGATGGAAAAAATCAAACTGTAGACTACACCTATGATGATATAAATAGGATATCAACCGAAAATTATTTGGGATTAGCCGGAACAGAGGTTGAATATGGCTACGATAACTGCACCGAAGGAGTGGGAAGATTGTGCCATATTACTTCCTCCGAGGCGATTAGCAGTTACACGTATAATGCGCTCGGCTTAATTAAAACAGAAACTCGTAATATAAATTCGGTGGATTATTCAACGGCATACGATTATGACAGGCGGGGACAGCAAACGCTGATTACTTACCCTGATAACTCCCAAGTCAGATATGCATACAATAACGCGGGCCTTATGGAAGCAGTCGACCAAAAAGAAAATGGCGAAGCATTTTCTGATATAGTTAGCGACTTTGATTATAATCCGCAAGGTGACACAACCTATGAAGTCTTAGCGAACTATACTTCAAGCGCCTATACATATGATGAAAATAACTTATATCGCTTAATAAATAAATTAACCGCCGGCCCGGAAGAATTTATTATGGCAAGCATGGGTAAAAGCGATAAGCCGGCGTTTTATATGGAGATTGAAAGTTATGACTTTAAAATATCTATGACAACTCCGGAAAATATCCCTAATTCAGGGGGCTCTTCTAACTCCCTCCTTGATATTCTTGAAGATCAGAACAATCAAATAGATAAAACGGGCGTACCCGAGGCATATCAATTAAAAGTAGATAATAAAAGCGATATTCTGGAAAGCAGAGAAGAAGATTGGATTGAAATTAAAGAAGACGGCTCCATTGAGAATAAAGGTCGGATTATGAGCTACGATTATATTTCTGACAAAAAACTTGAAGGCAATTTTTTATTTAATGGCCGCCAATATACGAACGCGAAGATTGTAGAAGAAAAAGAAAATACTAAAACTATAGTTTTTTATTCGGGGGATCATTTTTATCAAGGCGAAGATGGAATTTATGAAATTGTCCATGGGGCGACTACTACAATTGAAGCCTTTTTAGGCCAAACTAAAGTCAGCTGGTTAGGAAAGATTTTTGGCCAGGAAGCTTTCGCGACTGATTATTATACTTCTTCTGATAAGTCAATTTATACTCAAAGTTCTAATTTTTCTACGGCTCACGACGCCACTTCAGGAACTGTTTATAACCAATATGTTACTTGCCATTGGTCCAGCGACGGAAATTATCAGGTGCAGAGATATTTTGCCAATATAGATACTTCCGCGATTGGTCCCGGCTATGCCGTAACCGCTGCTTCATTTACGGCTTATACCGGTAAACGAAGGAATGATAACGCTGGCAACATGGCATATAATATATATAATTCTAGCCATACGGACCCCGCTGATCCTGATTCATTCAATGACGCCGGAACTACTGCGTGGTCAACGGATAAATCTTGGGGTTCGTTAACACCCGATGGATTTTTTACTTGGGATTTCAATACTGCCGGAAAGGCCGGAATTAATATGAGGGGAACTACTTTTCTATCCGCCAGAGAATCATATTATGACGTTGGAGATGTGGCTCCAGTTGCTAATAATACTGAAGATGGTTATTCCTTATTTTTAACCAGTAACGCAGGTTCCAATGATCCTTATTTATCAGTAACTGTTACGGCATCCGGTAATCCGCCGCTATCGCCTACGGATCTTTTAGCAGAGGGCCAATCTAATCCGACAGGTGTAACAGATTTAACTCCTGAATTTTCAGCCATCTATACCGATTCTGATTCCGGTGATAGCGCGGTAAGCTACCAGCTTCAGGTTTCGGCTTCAAGCACTGACTGGACCAGTTTAATGTGGGACAGCGATAAATCTCCTCTGGCGACTACCACCGAAGGCAGCAGGTCTCCGGATATATCTTATAATAGCATCACCCCTTTAGAAATGGGCGGCCCTGCTTATTATTGGCGCATCAAATTTTGGGACGACGAAGATACCGAGGGCGCTTGGAGCACGAGCACGGCTTCGTTTATTATGGCCGGCTCAAACAACATCCAAAATTTTAATTATACTTATGACGATATAGGCAATATTGCCAAAATTGAAGACTACTCCAATAATAACGGGGCTAAAATTATTGAATTTAATTATGATGATTTATACAGATTAACTAGAGCTTCCAGTACCATGGCCTCTTCCACCAATTTTCTGGAAACCTACTCATATAACGCCATCGGTAATATTACAAATAAATTAGATGTGGGGAATTACCTCTATCAAGGCAATTCCGGCACCAGCCAAGCCAATCCTCATGCCGCCACCTCGATTGACGGCGCGACAAACGCCTATGACCATAATGGCAATTTAACCAGCGACGGAATCTGGGATTATACCTGGGATTACCGCAATAGGCTCATAGAGGCTACTAACGGCACTTCTACCCTGCGATATGGTTATGACCACGAGGATAATCGAATTTGGGCCTTTGACGGGGTGGCGACGACTACTTATATAAATAAGTATTATAATATTTCAAGCACGGGGACTAGTACTATAAATATCTTCGCTAATAATCAATTAGTCGCTACCATAGAGGGTAATGGAATTGCGACCAGCACATATTATATCCATACCGATCACCTTGGCGGGTCAAATGTAATTACTGATGAAAACGGCGACGTTGTACAGCTATTGGATTATTATCCGTTTGGGGGAATACGCCTTAATGAAAAAGAAAGTGATTTTGATGAAGCACGTAAATTCACGGGGCATGAATATGACGCAGAAACTGGACTCAATTATATGATTGCCCGTTATCAAAATCCTGCTATAGGAAGGTTTGTTTCTCAAGACAAATTAGTTAATGATATCGGGATAGATACAAGGCAGTTTAAACAGAAATATGGGAAAGAATTTAAAGAAGTGTTAAGCAATCCTCAAGAATTAAATAGTTATAGCTACGTTACGAATAACCCATTAAAATACAGAGATCCTAATGGAGACTCTGGTTTTAGTGTTGTTTTTGAAGCTCTCGGAAAAGGATTATCAAGAATAGCAGGTCCATTTGCCGTTGCAAGTTATGCATATGATTTATTTAAACCAAGTCCTGCCGGTGGAGATCTCGACAAAGGCCAGAGTTATACAAACGGAACAATTGCTCCAGACAAACAAAATAACAATTTTGGCACTGGTGCTGTAGTTGCAGGAACTGTTAAACAAAGCGGTATGCAAATAGGTTCTAAAGTGGAAGGGTTTGGAGAAGTCATTGGAAATACCCCCGGCAAAATTACTGGTTTTTTCAGAGAAGGCGCACCAAATCCTTATCATGGCCTGGATCAGGCGATTACAAGAGGGGTAAGCCCAAGCGAAATTATAGATACTGTAAAAAATCCGTTAATTACCTTTAGACAAGGGAATGGTAATATATATAGGTTGACAGAGAAAGCAGCTGTAGTCTTAAATCAAGCAGGTAAGGTTGTTACTATATATGGAAAATCTGATTTCTATCCTAAGGTAGTTCAACTATTAACAAAAATTATTAAATAAATTATATGAAGAACTTAAGTACTTTAGAACAATATAATAAACTTTATACGGAAGTTGTCAAAATTGTTAATAAAATTGATCCGTGCTTTTATAGCGGTCCAGAAGATGAATATGATTATAATGTTAATCAATTATTGAGTTTTATCAGAGATCATCAAATTAATCTGGAAAATTTTGATCCGAAGTTGAAAATAATATTTTTTGGTCAAAACGCGATTGAAAAAGAAGAATCAGAAAGATTGTTGCATCTGAGTCAGTTGTTAAAAAGCTTACTCAGCGATTGGTTATAATAATGATTTCCCTTCCCTATATTGTATAGGCTGGGTAATATATAGATATATTATTTTTTCCTCTCTCATATATAATTAGCTCCTCAAATGAATAGACGATTTTCTTTGCAAATATATATTTTTTTATTTATTTTTTCTTGGCCATTATTGTCGTCGGCCGCTACTAATCTTCTAACAGAGGGCCAATCTAATCCGACGGATGTAACAGACTTAACTCCTGAATTTTCAGCAATCTACAATGATTCTGATTCCGGTGATGACGCAGTAAGCTACCAGCTTCAGGTTTCGGCTTCAAGCACTGACTGGACCAGTTTAATGTGGGACAGCGATAAATCTCCTCTGGCGACTACCACCGAAGGCAGCAGGTCTCCGGATATATCTTATGCCGGCGACTCTCTCTCGGAAATGGGCGGTTATGCTTGTTATTGGCGCGTTAAATTTTGGGATGAAGAAGATACCGAGGGCGCTTGGAGCACGAGCACGGCTTCGTTTATTATGGCCGGCTCAAACAACATCCAAAATTTTAATTATACTTATGACGATATAGGCAATATTGCCAAAATTGAAGACTACTCCAATAATAACGGGGCTAAAATTATTGAATTTAATTATGATGATTTATACAGATTAACTAGAGCTTCCAGTACCATGGCCTCTTCCACCAATTTTCTGGAAACCTACTCATATAACGCCATCGGTAATATTACAAATAAATTAGATGTGGGGAATTACCTCTATCAAGGCAATTCCGGCACCAGCCAAGCCAATCCTCATGCCGCCACCTCGATTGACGGCGCGACAAACGCCTATGACCATAATGGCAATTTAACCAGCGACGGAATCTGGGATTATACCTGGGATTACCGCAATAGGCTCATAGAGGCTACTAACGGCACTTCTACCCTGCGATATGGTTATGACCACGAGGATAATCGAATTTGGGCCTTTGACGGGGTGGCGACGACTACTTATATAAATAAGTATTATAATATTTCAAGCACGGGGACTAGTACTATAAATATCTTCGCTAATAATCAATTAGTCGCTACCATAGAGGGTAATGGAATTGCGACCAGCACATATTATATCCATACCGATCACCTTGGCGGGTCAAATGTAATTACTGATGAAAACGGCGACGTTGTACAGCTATTGGATTATTATCCGTATGGCGGAATACGGCTCGATGAAAAGAACGGTTTATTTGATGAAAAGAAAAAGTTTACCGGTCATGAATATGACGCAGAAACTGGACTCAATTATATGAATGCGAGATATCAAGATGGAAACATCGGACAATTTTTATCTATTGATCCGATGTTTTTTGATGTTGGAAAAGATAAAGCGATATTTAAACAGCAATATGATAAAGATATGGCCGCATTATTATCTAATCCGCAAGAATTAAATAGTTATAGTTATGTAGTAAATAATCCGATAAACAAAAAAGACTTAACAGGAAAAGCTTTTGTCGTAGATGATGCTATCGGTTTTTTGGGAGGAGGATTAGTTGGGGCAGTTGTTCAGGGTGTTAGCTCTATTATAAATGGGCAGACTCCCCAATTAGCTGAACTTTCAGGTTCGTTTGTAACTGGAGGAATTATAGGATGGGGAGCTATTAATTCTCCTGAAACACTTGGCGCATCAAATGCAATTTCTGCCGCTATTATAACAGGGCTTTTGGGAGGATTTTATGGAGATTTAACAAAACAAGGAATTAATATAGCAACAGGAAAACAGGAAGGTGGTATTAATAGTAACGAGCTTAGCTCCAATACTCTTATTACTGCGGGTGCAGGTGGTTTAACGCAAGGTGTATTACCGAATGCAAAAGTTCCAGGGCTATCTTCTGGCCGCGGAAATATGAACGCAATAGGTGAATCAATGAGAACAAAGACAGTAAATGGTACAATAAAAAGTATGTCAATAAATTCTGCTACAAAATCCGCTGTAGGATCTCAAGCAGCCAATCTCTATCGTACAATCGTAAATGGGGCCGTAGATATAGCTCGTTCAATTTATAATAAAATTAAAGAAAAATAATATGAATGATTTAACAAAAAATAAAAGAATAGGATTGATAATTTTATGTTTTACGGTAATTGTTTTTTTTCTCTCAATTTTATTTTTTAATCAATCTGGTACATATATACAGTATAAAAACTTAAATTATATGGTTAAAATGCTAATACCGTATGGATTAGCGATTTTAGGTTTATATTTTGGTTTGTTTTTTGCTAGTGGTAAAAAAGTAGCTAATCAAGTTGGGATAGGGTTATTAACATTATTGATTATTGCATACATTTTAGGAATTTTAATTCATAAGAATTAAAAATATAAAATAAATCATTAAGCAAATGATTTCCCTTTCCTATTGTATAGAATAAGACTAATAAAATGTTTATATTATTTTTTCCTCTCTCATATACAATTAGTTCCTCTAATGAATAGACGATTTTCTCTGTAAAAATATACGCAGAGTGGTCACGTCGGTGGAGTTTAGCCTCGGGCGGGCATACTCGCTTTGTTTCTCACATTGAGGCAGAACCGCCGGGAATCGCACTCCGATATTTCGCGGCACGGGTTCCTTTCCCTCTAGTATAGGAGAGATGATAAAAATTTGTAATATTTTATACTA
It encodes:
- a CDS encoding FG-GAP-like repeat-containing protein, coding for MPKSNKFVASPVFFMLVFLFIFSWPWLSSAEDGDPMYGYERETNQGKLNIETDSATGAFIFNYPIVVPPGRNGIQPDLNLSYNNQSEDLDSPFGYGWSINIPYIERINRKGSEDLFSTEYFYSSMSGELRASSTVEGMIMASMGRSDTPAFYVWDFKISMTTPENIIETEPESFSDLLIDTLEDINNRIDKTDIPEAYQLKVDKKGDILESKEIDWVVKKEDGTLENKGKIMVYDYISDKKVSQGKIERDGKFIEEDLSKRTGNARFYKTGKKVGSEEEIVGQFYSGTPFIKVGNEWHHSETATTTVEAFKKQTGNNLIGMIFGVGATAATSTIYSGSGDGRTNQANADWNTCRNATTGNDASYTQNYLTPTVSKDATLYYIGRSNIPADTSSLPDDTTISEATLHVYKEGGAGTGTTSLAVVTTSQASPISLTAADYDQYGSADLGNFEVSTSDANETEYTASISDPEANISKTGYTMLGLRDKTYDMNNLPQTGYYYTHLHSSEYTGTDYDPYYEITYTMPLAPSTPSDLLVENLANPSAVFDNAPEFSAIYNDLDSGDNAVNYQLQVSASNTDWTSTLWDSGKTFMATTTEGSRCNDISYASSAPLPFNGATYYWRIKFWDDENNEGAWSDGNNYFTMSGEYGAKSENGDFIKYEYINAEKWTATTKDGTVYKFGHATSTKQFDSATSTNIFKWMLEEVRDRNNNYIKYEYYNDNGQIYPYKIIYTGNNTTDGIFEVEFLRESRDDAIKQHNSGFKVQTGYRIYEIKANINGAWARKYELDYITGDNDKKSLLDSITESGINEQNSTITLPKDEFAYQAKTKSWTHDDGYTIPTDIVKSDGKDVGARFAEVNGDGLIDVITDPYVYTNDGDGTGWTVTDYNMPVYSTNQYSNDLGVRIADVNGDGLADILQSTESENKVYIKSGSDTGWIYDSNYTIPEDFIFSGYKDAGVRLVDVNGDGLTDIIFARDNQTKKVYINDGDGTGWTENNNYKIPGSHTSFVSYRGEDMGVRLLDANGDGLVDILRSINGTREVYINKGDGTGWFYAGIGGFALDFASNIGYDNGVRFADVNGDGLIDMLRSYDGSYAVYINQGVLSGSWVLDAGYIIPVDFIGVNAYGRFDNGARLADVNGDGLDDILYSRNGQTKKVYISDNHKADLLSQINHSKGAETKIYYKGSPGYLDSFGNILNPNLPIVMQTVKNIAVDDGLGNIATTTYEYQGGDYYYNSEYDNKLAGFNKIVKIDGNNNITNIYYHQGNDTASTTGEFSDDVSKIGRVYRTEVYNNDGKLYSKSINKWEKYALGNERDFVKLTRSVDYIYDGDSDHKDKATTYDYDDAYGNITEKVFWGEVTGSDDGTFTDAGADKASTIISYAASTTLYVVGLPSQETTYNQSDSKIKETKYYYDNLSSGNVAYGNLTKEEKWKSGNDYIDIEKTYNTYGLVTQEKDPRDKAINYTYDVYNLYKATSTNPLSQSADYYYDYSAGKIKKTVDPNNRVFEVIYDGLDRITEERQPDIGSPSSLATKTNYIYYHWLSPRSVKQVDYLDGATSIEKYTYIDGLDRVVQERKEAEDSNFSVKDFTYNDAGLLEIETLPYFSTGTSTSGVTSNSALYMANYYDPLGRVATSSNVISTTTYAYDQWRVTITDALNNTKDLYKDAYDNLIQVDEHSGTSTYSTLYEYNLLGNLTKITDALSNERNFTYDNLGRLLNSEDLHAPGDSYFSSVTMAYDDSGNLIERIDGKNQTVDYTYDDINRISTENYLGLAGTEVEYGYDNCTEGVGRLCHITSSEAISSYTYNALGLIKTETRNINSVDYSTAYDYDRRGQQTLITYPDNSQVRYAYNNAGLMEAVDQKENGEAFSDIVSDFDYNPQGDTTYEVLANYTSSAYTYDENNLYRLINKLTAGPEEFIMASMGKSDKPAFYMEIESYDFKISMTTPENIPNSGGSSNSLLDILEDQNNQIDKTGVPEAYQLKVDNKSDILESREEDWIEIKEDGSIENKGRIMSYDYISDKKLEGNFLFNGRQYTNAKIVEEKENTKTIVFYSGDHFYQGEDGIYEIVHGATTTIEAFLGQTKVSWLGKIFGQEAFATDYYTSSDKSIYTQSSNFSTAHDATSGTVYNQYVTCHWSSDGNYQVQRYFANIDTSAIGPGYAVTAASFTAYTGKRRNDNAGNMAYNIYNSSHTDPADPDSFNDAGTTAWSTDKSWGSLTPDGFFTWDFNTAGKAGINMRGTTFLSARESYYDVGDVAPVANNTEDGYSLFLTSNAGSNDPYLSVTVTASGNPPLSPTDLLAEGQSNPTGVTDLTPEFSAIYTDSDSGDSAVSYQLQVSASSTDWTSLMWDSDKSPLATTTEGSRSPDISYNSITPLEMGGPAYYWRIKFWDDEDTEGAWSTSTASFIMAGSNNIQNFNYTYDDIGNIAKIEDYSNNNGAKIIEFNYDDLYRLTRASSTMASSTNFLETYSYNAIGNITNKLDVGNYLYQGNSGTSQANPHAATSIDGATNAYDHNGNLTSDGIWDYTWDYRNRLIEATNGTSTLRYGYDHEDNRIWAFDGVATTTYINKYYNISSTGTSTINIFANNQLVATIEGNGIATSTYYIHTDHLGGSNVITDENGDVVQLLDYYPFGGIRLNEKESDFDEARKFTGHEYDAETGLNYMIARYQNPAIGRFVSQDKLVNDIGIDTRQFKQKYGKEFKEVLSNPQELNSYSYVTNNPLKYRDPNGDSGFSVVFEALGKGLSRIAGPFAVASYAYDLFKPSPAGGDLDKGQSYTNGTIAPDKQNNNFGTGAVVAGTVKQSGMQIGSKVEGFGEVIGNTPGKITGFFREGAPNPYHGLDQAITRGVSPSEIIDTVKNPLITFRQGNGNIYRLTEKAAVVLNQAGKVVTIYGKSDFYPKVVQLLTKIIK
- a CDS encoding RHS repeat-associated core domain-containing protein; the protein is MNRRFSLQIYIFLFIFSWPLLSSAATNLLTEGQSNPTDVTDLTPEFSAIYNDSDSGDDAVSYQLQVSASSTDWTSLMWDSDKSPLATTTEGSRSPDISYAGDSLSEMGGYACYWRVKFWDEEDTEGAWSTSTASFIMAGSNNIQNFNYTYDDIGNIAKIEDYSNNNGAKIIEFNYDDLYRLTRASSTMASSTNFLETYSYNAIGNITNKLDVGNYLYQGNSGTSQANPHAATSIDGATNAYDHNGNLTSDGIWDYTWDYRNRLIEATNGTSTLRYGYDHEDNRIWAFDGVATTTYINKYYNISSTGTSTINIFANNQLVATIEGNGIATSTYYIHTDHLGGSNVITDENGDVVQLLDYYPYGGIRLDEKNGLFDEKKKFTGHEYDAETGLNYMNARYQDGNIGQFLSIDPMFFDVGKDKAIFKQQYDKDMAALLSNPQELNSYSYVVNNPINKKDLTGKAFVVDDAIGFLGGGLVGAVVQGVSSIINGQTPQLAELSGSFVTGGIIGWGAINSPETLGASNAISAAIITGLLGGFYGDLTKQGINIATGKQEGGINSNELSSNTLITAGAGGLTQGVLPNAKVPGLSSGRGNMNAIGESMRTKTVNGTIKSMSINSATKSAVGSQAANLYRTIVNGAVDIARSIYNKIKEK